A portion of the Microbacterium hominis genome contains these proteins:
- a CDS encoding recombinase family protein, with amino-acid sequence MDCVIYTRVSLDRTGEALAVARQEADCRKLAKSLGLRVVQVYTDNDISATSGKVRPGFEAMLDAQPTAIITWHQDRLLRLTRDLERVIALNVPVYTVTAGTLDLTTPAGRAVARTVAAWSQYEGEQKATRQVAANVQRAASGVHSGRVGYGYRRDGAAVVLHDDEAATIRAAVQRVLDGDSLRSICKDLDAQHAPTPGRGAKWNSTTLKQLLLRPSLAGLTVHRGQVVGRTPADSPRVLDEDTHERIKAVLTDPVRRTAPAGREPKYLLGGIARCGRCDGTLDDAGELVPCGGVMVRAVGRWTRQANGNSKRQPPSYVCSECYRVRRKQDHVDALVEGIVVGRLQMPDAAQLFTQGDPAALQAARDTLEAIDARLANAADMFAEGTIDPAQLARITERLRADRATAAAAVDKALPAAVPAELVGANARQVWEALPMDSKRAVLQELVTVTILPSGSGKAFDPDTVQVHWKA; translated from the coding sequence ATGGATTGCGTCATATACACGCGCGTCAGTCTCGACCGCACGGGCGAAGCGCTGGCCGTTGCCCGCCAGGAGGCCGACTGCCGCAAGCTGGCCAAGTCGCTCGGGCTGCGCGTGGTGCAGGTCTACACCGATAACGACATCAGCGCTACGAGCGGCAAGGTGCGCCCCGGCTTCGAGGCCATGCTGGACGCCCAGCCCACGGCGATCATCACGTGGCATCAGGACCGGCTGCTGCGCCTGACTCGCGACCTGGAGCGCGTCATCGCCCTGAACGTGCCGGTGTACACCGTGACGGCTGGCACCCTGGACCTCACTACCCCGGCAGGCCGTGCAGTCGCGCGCACAGTGGCAGCGTGGTCGCAGTACGAGGGCGAGCAGAAGGCCACGCGCCAGGTCGCAGCGAACGTGCAGCGGGCAGCCAGCGGGGTCCACTCCGGCCGTGTGGGCTACGGCTACCGGCGCGACGGGGCTGCCGTGGTGCTGCACGACGACGAGGCCGCGACGATCCGGGCTGCGGTGCAGCGCGTGCTCGATGGTGACTCGCTGCGGTCCATCTGCAAGGACTTGGACGCCCAGCACGCGCCGACGCCTGGCCGTGGTGCCAAGTGGAACAGCACGACACTGAAGCAGCTACTACTCCGCCCGAGCCTTGCGGGGCTGACGGTGCACCGTGGGCAGGTGGTCGGGCGCACCCCCGCCGACAGCCCCCGCGTGCTGGACGAGGACACGCACGAGCGGATCAAGGCCGTGCTGACAGACCCCGTGCGCCGCACTGCCCCGGCTGGCCGGGAGCCGAAATACCTGCTGGGCGGCATCGCCCGATGTGGCCGGTGCGACGGCACCCTGGACGACGCTGGCGAGCTTGTGCCGTGCGGAGGCGTGATGGTGCGCGCTGTAGGCCGGTGGACGCGCCAGGCCAACGGGAACAGCAAGCGCCAGCCGCCGAGCTACGTGTGCAGCGAGTGCTACCGCGTGCGCCGCAAGCAAGACCACGTTGACGCACTGGTGGAAGGCATCGTCGTCGGCAGGTTGCAGATGCCCGATGCTGCTCAGTTGTTCACCCAGGGCGACCCGGCTGCGCTGCAAGCTGCACGCGACACGCTGGAGGCGATCGATGCCCGACTGGCCAACGCGGCTGACATGTTCGCCGAGGGCACCATCGACCCCGCCCAGCTTGCACGCATCACCGAGCGGCTGCGGGCTGACCGGGCCACGGCTGCCGCTGCGGTGGACAAGGCGCTGCCTGCTGCCGTGCCCGCTGAGCTTGTCGGCGCGAACGCGCGCCAGGTGTGGGAGGCCTTGCCGATGGACAGCAAGCGCGCCGTCCTGCAGGAGCTTGTGACGGTGACCATCCTGCCCAGTGGCAGCGGCAAGGCGTTCGACCCGGACACGGTGCAGGTGCACTGGAAGGCGTAG
- a CDS encoding TadE family protein → MQRRSAARRRLSAAAAGTEGSAPVEFVLVGAMLTFLTLGVLQFGLAVYVKNVVHDAAVEGAYHAALADTSLAEGAARTRAIVARTVGEAYAADVVARTRGDLGQPVVQVTVVAPLPVVGLVGVPGTMEVTGHAPIESLG, encoded by the coding sequence GTGCAGCGCCGATCCGCCGCACGACGGCGGCTGTCGGCCGCGGCGGCGGGTACGGAGGGGTCGGCGCCGGTGGAGTTCGTGCTGGTCGGAGCGATGCTCACCTTCCTCACCCTGGGCGTCCTCCAGTTCGGTCTCGCGGTCTACGTGAAGAACGTCGTCCACGACGCCGCGGTCGAGGGCGCCTACCACGCGGCCCTTGCGGACACCTCCCTGGCCGAAGGGGCGGCGCGCACTCGGGCGATCGTCGCGCGGACGGTCGGCGAGGCCTACGCCGCCGATGTCGTCGCGCGGACCCGGGGCGATCTCGGGCAGCCGGTGGTGCAGGTGACCGTCGTCGCGCCGCTGCCCGTCGTGGGGCTGGTTGGTGTGCCCGGCACGATGGAGGTGACCGGTCATGCGCCGATCGAGTCGCTCGGGTGA
- a CDS encoding TadE family protein, whose product MRRSSRSGERVGRCGAGDQSGSASLEFIVAGLVLLVPIVYLVVALGMIQGHSLGAEASARHVARAVATASGPDQARGRADRIVRAVADEYGMSPERVKLELSCRPTTTECPAAGGTLLVTVRTAVTLPLVPAVLGLERVAAIPIEATAVQKVSRFWGAP is encoded by the coding sequence ATGCGCCGATCGAGTCGCTCGGGTGAACGCGTCGGGCGGTGCGGTGCCGGCGACCAGAGCGGGTCGGCGTCGCTGGAGTTCATCGTCGCCGGACTCGTGCTCCTCGTGCCGATCGTGTACCTCGTCGTCGCGCTGGGGATGATCCAGGGCCACTCCCTGGGCGCGGAGGCCAGTGCGCGTCACGTCGCGCGGGCGGTCGCGACGGCGTCGGGACCCGACCAGGCGCGCGGCCGAGCAGACCGCATCGTGCGCGCGGTCGCGGACGAGTACGGCATGTCGCCCGAACGCGTGAAGCTGGAACTGTCCTGTCGCCCGACGACGACCGAGTGCCCCGCGGCCGGTGGGACGCTTCTGGTGACCGTCCGCACCGCGGTGACGCTTCCGCTCGTCCCGGCGGTGCTCGGTCTCGAGCGCGTGGCGGCGATCCCGATCGAGGCCACCGCGGTGCAGAAGGTGTCGCGCTTCTGGGGCGCCCCGTGA
- a CDS encoding pilus assembly protein TadG-related protein, whose protein sequence is MILTIGYAMLALAAVMVCVDATSLYLAQKKLDGLADAAALAAADGFILEVVGGEPVARLVDAEVRRQADALLAVAAGDARLVSAVTPDGVSARVTVAGTWHPPVLTVFVPEGVALEATATSRTALR, encoded by the coding sequence ATGATCCTCACGATCGGCTACGCGATGCTCGCCCTGGCCGCGGTCATGGTGTGCGTGGATGCCACGAGTCTGTATCTGGCGCAGAAGAAGCTCGACGGCCTCGCCGACGCGGCCGCGCTCGCCGCGGCCGACGGGTTCATCCTCGAAGTGGTCGGCGGCGAACCGGTCGCACGACTTGTCGACGCGGAGGTGCGGCGTCAGGCCGATGCGCTCCTCGCCGTCGCGGCGGGCGATGCGCGGCTGGTCTCGGCCGTCACCCCAGACGGAGTCTCGGCGCGCGTGACGGTCGCCGGCACGTGGCATCCACCGGTCCTCACCGTGTTCGTGCCCGAGGGCGTCGCCCTCGAGGCGACGGCCACGAGCCGCACGGCGCTGCGCTGA
- a CDS encoding MFS transporter, with the protein MVYLPTVLFALGEGAVLPLIPVIAARLGADIATAALVASALVVGQLAGNIPAGWAVSRIGERLTMAAAGLVSIGGVVGMALAPVLGVFAASVFLIGFCAAAFGLARHSFMTTRVPLAFRARALSLLGGTFRLGMFVGPFVAAALLAVFGEEIAAVWFFGVCLAATVLLVVFGPDPEKRFPRAGVPLERTADAGALAEDTGEAVTGPVRTMHRGGGVLRAMREHRDVLSRLGLAAASLSAVRSARQVVLPLWGVSIGLDAQTIALVVGVSGAIDFALFYASGQVMDRFGRLWAALPAMVLMGGGFLALSVTHDLTDAAMWFAMFAAVLGVGNGLSSGILLTLGADVAPEDDPAPFLGSYRTLTDAGGAVAPVLVSGIAAAASLAVATAAMGVLGLLGALAFVRWVPRFVPRRPS; encoded by the coding sequence ATGGTCTACCTGCCGACGGTGCTGTTCGCGCTCGGCGAGGGCGCGGTGCTCCCGCTCATCCCGGTGATCGCCGCGCGTCTGGGCGCCGACATCGCGACCGCGGCCCTGGTCGCCTCCGCGCTCGTCGTCGGCCAGCTCGCAGGGAACATCCCGGCGGGATGGGCCGTCTCCCGGATCGGCGAGCGCCTCACCATGGCAGCGGCGGGGCTCGTCTCGATCGGCGGCGTGGTCGGCATGGCCCTCGCGCCCGTGCTGGGCGTGTTCGCGGCGTCGGTCTTCCTCATCGGGTTCTGCGCCGCGGCGTTCGGGCTGGCCCGCCACTCGTTCATGACCACCCGGGTTCCGCTGGCCTTCCGCGCACGTGCACTGTCGCTGCTGGGCGGCACGTTCCGCCTGGGCATGTTCGTCGGGCCGTTCGTGGCGGCGGCGCTGCTGGCCGTCTTCGGCGAGGAGATCGCCGCGGTGTGGTTCTTCGGCGTCTGTCTGGCCGCGACCGTGCTCCTGGTGGTGTTCGGTCCCGACCCGGAGAAGCGGTTCCCCCGGGCGGGCGTCCCCCTCGAGCGGACGGCGGATGCCGGTGCGCTGGCGGAGGACACCGGCGAGGCCGTCACCGGCCCCGTGCGCACCATGCACCGCGGCGGCGGAGTGCTGCGGGCGATGAGGGAGCACCGTGACGTGCTGTCGCGTCTGGGCCTGGCGGCGGCATCGCTGTCGGCGGTGCGCTCGGCCCGCCAGGTCGTGCTGCCGCTGTGGGGCGTGTCGATCGGCCTCGACGCGCAGACGATCGCGCTGGTGGTCGGCGTCTCCGGAGCGATCGACTTCGCGCTGTTCTATGCGAGCGGCCAGGTCATGGACCGCTTCGGGCGCCTGTGGGCGGCCCTGCCGGCCATGGTCCTCATGGGCGGCGGGTTCCTCGCCCTGTCGGTGACGCACGACCTGACCGATGCGGCGATGTGGTTCGCGATGTTCGCGGCGGTGCTGGGCGTCGGCAACGGGCTCTCCAGCGGCATCCTGCTCACCCTCGGCGCCGATGTCGCCCCGGAGGACGATCCCGCTCCCTTCCTCGGCTCCTACCGCACGCTGACCGACGCGGGCGGCGCGGTCGCGCCCGTGCTGGTCTCGGGCATCGCTGCCGCCGCCTCGCTGGCTGTGGCCACCGCGGCGATGGGAGTGCTCGGCCTGCTGGGCGCTCTCGCGTTCGTGCGATGGGTGCCGCGGTTCGTGCCCCGGCGGCCTTCGTGA
- the prfB gene encoding peptide chain release factor 2 — MLDFDPSADIQALRSTFADIKAVVDVDALTADIARLSEEAGAPDLWDDVEKAQKVTSALSHRQSSLKRITDIEQRLDDLEVLVELANEMDDEDSAEEARHELAELEDIIGELEVQTLLDGEYDERSAVVTIRSGAGGDDATDFAEMLMRMYLRWAERHKYAVKVMDTSYAEGAGIKSATFEIDAPYAYGTLSVEAGTHRLARISPFGSADKRQTSFAAVEVIPVMEEAVEVDIPEGDLRVDVFRSSGPGGQSVNTTDSAVRLTHLPTGIVVSMQNEKSQIQNRAAAMRVLQTRLLLLKREEEAAKKKELAGTITASWGDQMRSYFLYGQQLVKDLRTGHEVGNPAVVFDGDLDGFIAAGIRWRKRKDDD; from the coding sequence ATGCTCGATTTCGATCCGTCCGCCGATATCCAGGCTCTTCGCTCCACGTTCGCCGACATCAAGGCGGTCGTCGACGTCGATGCACTCACCGCCGACATCGCCCGCCTCAGCGAGGAGGCCGGTGCCCCCGACCTCTGGGACGATGTCGAGAAGGCGCAGAAGGTCACCAGCGCCCTCAGCCACCGCCAGTCATCGCTCAAGCGAATCACCGACATCGAGCAGCGTCTCGACGACCTCGAGGTGCTCGTCGAACTCGCCAACGAGATGGACGACGAGGACTCCGCCGAGGAGGCCCGTCACGAGCTCGCCGAGCTCGAGGACATCATCGGCGAGCTCGAGGTGCAGACACTCCTCGACGGCGAGTACGACGAGCGCTCCGCGGTCGTCACCATCCGCTCCGGTGCGGGCGGCGACGACGCAACCGACTTCGCCGAGATGCTCATGCGCATGTACCTGCGCTGGGCGGAGCGCCACAAGTACGCCGTCAAGGTGATGGACACCTCCTACGCCGAGGGCGCGGGCATCAAGTCGGCGACCTTCGAGATCGACGCCCCGTACGCCTACGGCACGCTCTCGGTGGAGGCGGGCACCCACCGCCTCGCCCGCATCAGCCCGTTCGGATCGGCCGACAAGCGCCAGACGAGCTTCGCCGCGGTCGAGGTCATCCCCGTCATGGAGGAGGCCGTCGAGGTCGACATCCCCGAGGGCGACCTGCGCGTCGACGTCTTCCGCTCGTCGGGCCCCGGCGGTCAGTCCGTCAACACGACCGACTCCGCCGTGCGCCTCACGCACCTGCCGACCGGCATCGTCGTCTCGATGCAGAACGAGAAGTCGCAGATCCAGAACCGCGCCGCCGCCATGCGGGTGCTCCAGACCCGACTGCTCCTGCTCAAGCGCGAGGAGGAGGCGGCCAAGAAGAAGGAGCTCGCCGGCACGATCACAGCGAGCTGGGGCGACCAGATGCGCTCCTACTTCCTCTACGGGCAGCAGCTCGTCAAGGATCTGCGCACCGGCCACGAGGTCGGCAACCCGGCCGTGGTCTTCGACGGCGACCTCGACGGCTTCATCGCCGCCGGCATCCGCTGGCGCAAGCGCAAGGACGACGACTGA
- the ftsE gene encoding cell division ATP-binding protein FtsE: protein MIRFENVTKRFRGTARPALSKVDFEVVRGEFVFLVGASGSGKSSCLRLILREETPSEGRVVVLGRDIRTLSNRKVPYFRRHIGSVFQDFRLLPGKTVFQNVAFTLQVTGSSSAFIKQAVPEVLALVGLEEKDKRFPHELSGGEQQRVAIARALVNRPQVLLADEPTGNLDPATSVGIMQLLARINASGTTVVMATHEAGFVDQMQRRVIELKDGEMVRDERHGGYGDTSGIPSLAPDAERGAAAVAALTAVLEVQREAERAMDAGSQTAGEVSTIAAPAPIATAPAETTEEDAAPAAATPPQPGTQPIPVTEIAEVEVAEIGIADRLGLDDAEGDDRVGPTS from the coding sequence ATGATCCGCTTCGAGAACGTCACCAAGCGCTTCCGCGGCACCGCCCGACCGGCCCTCAGCAAGGTCGACTTCGAGGTGGTGCGCGGCGAGTTCGTCTTCCTCGTGGGCGCGTCGGGTTCGGGGAAGTCCTCGTGCCTGCGCCTCATCCTGAGGGAGGAGACCCCGAGCGAGGGGCGCGTCGTCGTGCTCGGCCGCGACATCCGCACCCTCTCCAACCGCAAGGTGCCCTACTTCCGCCGGCACATCGGCTCCGTCTTCCAGGACTTCCGTCTCCTCCCGGGCAAGACGGTCTTCCAGAACGTGGCGTTCACGCTGCAGGTGACCGGCTCATCGAGCGCGTTCATCAAGCAGGCCGTGCCCGAGGTTCTGGCGCTGGTGGGGCTCGAGGAGAAGGACAAGCGGTTCCCGCACGAGCTGTCCGGAGGGGAGCAGCAGCGCGTCGCGATCGCGCGCGCACTGGTGAACCGACCCCAGGTGCTGCTCGCTGACGAGCCGACCGGCAACCTCGACCCGGCGACGTCGGTCGGGATCATGCAGCTGCTCGCGCGCATCAACGCCTCCGGCACGACCGTCGTGATGGCCACCCACGAGGCCGGCTTCGTCGACCAGATGCAGCGGCGCGTGATCGAGCTGAAGGACGGCGAGATGGTGCGCGACGAACGCCACGGCGGCTACGGCGACACCTCCGGCATCCCGAGTCTCGCACCCGACGCCGAACGCGGCGCGGCAGCCGTGGCGGCCCTCACCGCCGTGCTCGAGGTGCAGCGCGAGGCCGAGCGGGCGATGGATGCCGGTTCGCAGACGGCGGGCGAGGTATCCACCATCGCTGCCCCGGCGCCGATCGCGACCGCACCCGCGGAGACGACCGAGGAGGATGCCGCGCCGGCAGCGGCCACGCCGCCGCAGCCCGGCACGCAGCCCATCCCGGTGACGGAGATCGCCGAGGTCGAGGTCGCGGAGATCGGGATCGCCGACCGGCTCGGGCTCGATGACGCCGAGGGCGACGACCGCGTGGGGCCGACCTCGTGA
- the ftsX gene encoding permease-like cell division protein FtsX, whose protein sequence is MRAGLILSEAFSGLRRNASMVISVVLVTFVSLTFVGAAILMQLQILTMRDFWVDRAQVAVFMCTEISQTSTCADGEATQDQVDDVRAKLEGPALAPLIRDIRFLTHEEAYQEAIDLVGEEAASVVTPEQVNETFRVTLVDQRRSDVIIEAFTGTAGVEAVLDQLQYLEPLFSALTVATYIAVGIAGLMLIAAVLLTATTIRLSAYARRRELGIMRLVGASNRFIQTPFILEGVFAALLGSVLASGAIIAGIHFGVNGYLRQRVEFVTTWIGMDEALLVVPVLVIGGALLAAVSAGFAIRRWLRA, encoded by the coding sequence GTGAGGGCGGGGCTCATCCTCTCCGAGGCGTTCAGCGGACTGCGCCGCAACGCCTCGATGGTGATCTCGGTGGTGCTGGTCACCTTCGTGTCGCTCACCTTCGTGGGCGCTGCCATCCTCATGCAGCTGCAGATCCTCACGATGCGCGACTTCTGGGTCGACCGCGCGCAGGTCGCGGTGTTCATGTGCACGGAGATCTCGCAGACGAGCACGTGTGCGGACGGCGAGGCGACGCAGGATCAGGTCGACGATGTGCGCGCAAAGCTCGAAGGGCCGGCGCTTGCGCCGCTCATCCGCGATATCCGCTTCCTCACGCACGAGGAGGCGTACCAGGAGGCGATCGACCTCGTCGGGGAGGAGGCCGCGAGCGTCGTGACCCCCGAGCAGGTGAACGAGACCTTCCGCGTCACCCTCGTGGACCAGCGGCGATCCGACGTCATCATCGAGGCGTTCACGGGAACCGCCGGGGTGGAGGCCGTGCTCGACCAGCTCCAGTACCTCGAACCGCTCTTCTCCGCCCTGACCGTCGCGACCTACATCGCGGTCGGCATCGCGGGGCTCATGCTCATCGCGGCGGTGCTGCTGACGGCGACGACCATTCGGCTGTCCGCCTACGCGCGAAGACGCGAGCTCGGCATCATGCGACTGGTCGGCGCATCGAACCGCTTCATCCAGACCCCGTTCATCCTCGAGGGCGTGTTCGCGGCGCTGCTGGGCTCGGTCCTGGCCAGCGGTGCGATCATCGCGGGCATCCATTTCGGTGTGAACGGCTATCTGCGCCAGCGCGTCGAGTTCGTGACCACGTGGATCGGCATGGACGAGGCGCTGCTCGTGGTTCCGGTACTCGTGATCGGCGGCGCGCTGCTGGCGGCGGTGTCGGCGGGCTTCGCGATCCGCCGCTGGCTGCGCGCCTGA
- the smpB gene encoding SsrA-binding protein SmpB, whose amino-acid sequence MPRERGETVVATNRRARHDYEIEKTYEAGLVLTGTEVKSLRQGRANLTDGYAFIQNGEAFLDAVHIPEYSQGHWTNHAAKRIRKLLLHKEEITKLSHAVSAGGYTLIPLKLYFSDGRAKIEIAVAKGKREYEKRQTIREREDKREAERAMRTRNRLGD is encoded by the coding sequence ATGCCCAGGGAACGCGGGGAGACGGTCGTCGCGACCAATCGTCGCGCGCGCCACGATTACGAGATCGAGAAGACGTACGAGGCGGGTCTGGTGCTCACCGGCACCGAGGTGAAGTCTCTGCGTCAGGGGCGGGCGAATCTCACCGACGGCTACGCGTTCATCCAGAACGGCGAGGCCTTCCTGGATGCCGTCCACATCCCCGAATACTCGCAGGGGCATTGGACGAACCACGCCGCCAAACGCATCCGCAAGCTTCTGCTCCACAAGGAGGAGATCACGAAGCTCTCCCACGCGGTCTCCGCCGGCGGCTACACCCTCATCCCGCTCAAGCTCTACTTCTCCGACGGACGGGCCAAGATCGAGATCGCGGTGGCGAAGGGCAAGCGCGAGTACGAGAAGCGCCAGACGATCCGCGAGCGCGAGGACAAGCGCGAGGCCGAGCGCGCGATGCGCACCCGCAACCGCCTCGGGGACTGA
- a CDS encoding SIMPL domain-containing protein (The SIMPL domain is named for its presence in mouse protein SIMPL (signalling molecule that associates with mouse pelle-like kinase). Bacterial member BP26, from Brucella, was shown to assemble into a channel-like structure, while YggE from E. coli has been associated with resistance to oxidative stress.), producing the protein MSEVVITVRGEHESRVAPEHGTVALAAHAEGPARGAVVERIAALGEPLRAELAERAETGEVSEWSSERVAVWSERPWNAEGTRLAPVHHARLQLSATFTDFAALSWWAGEIAERDGVEISHVSWDLTRETRAAVERQVAADAVAVAVARATAYARALGLSDVSPREVADLGLLAHPRAFDAADGAPRAMFAAAAMPEGAGGAGIELQPQDLVVRAAVEARFTAR; encoded by the coding sequence ATGAGCGAGGTCGTCATCACCGTCCGCGGCGAGCACGAGAGCCGCGTGGCGCCCGAGCACGGCACCGTCGCGCTGGCGGCCCACGCCGAAGGACCGGCGCGCGGCGCGGTGGTCGAGCGCATCGCGGCGCTCGGAGAGCCCTTGCGCGCGGAACTGGCCGAACGCGCCGAGACCGGCGAGGTCAGCGAATGGTCCAGCGAACGCGTCGCGGTGTGGTCGGAGCGCCCCTGGAACGCGGAGGGCACGCGACTCGCCCCGGTGCACCATGCCCGCCTGCAGCTGTCGGCGACCTTCACGGACTTCGCGGCGCTGTCGTGGTGGGCGGGCGAGATCGCCGAGCGCGACGGCGTCGAGATCTCCCATGTCTCGTGGGACCTCACGCGCGAGACCCGTGCCGCAGTGGAACGGCAGGTCGCCGCCGACGCGGTCGCCGTCGCCGTCGCCCGCGCGACCGCCTACGCGCGGGCGCTCGGCCTCAGCGACGTGTCGCCGCGCGAGGTGGCCGACCTCGGACTGCTCGCCCATCCGCGTGCGTTCGATGCAGCCGACGGCGCCCCGCGCGCGATGTTCGCCGCCGCGGCGATGCCCGAGGGAGCGGGCGGAGCCGGGATCGAGCTGCAGCCGCAGGACCTCGTGGTGCGCGCCGCAGTCGAGGCGCGCTTCACGGCGCGCTGA
- a CDS encoding MFS transporter: MTQRVTFGALAAVVGFLAFVEFTSGVIQGYYTPMLSDIARHLGVHDADVNWLEGTQLMLSALVIPAFARLGDMFGHKRMLVISTAVTAVASLALPFANSFPLFLAAWTLQGFYAVWLPLEIALIWSRARSAPNRAAVTAKAAGFLVAALELGAISGALAGGALIDTLPLQVVLLIPGIAVTICFFIILFGVKESPDPIGGRLDTVGLTLVSIALVAFTGGLSLLRLNGPADPMSWLAVIVGIGLFVPFVWWELRHDDPLIDVRMFASPALGPVFLTAGLFGISVLGAQAPLSTFARTDPEVYGYGLGVSGFSVSLVIGVYLIAMIASALLYPSVARRITPRRALVTAAGLVGIGFLLFVPFHDGYTMVIVNMVIVGLGSGALVAALPAAAASAAPHRQTGVATGLTNSVKTVGGAIASCVFGIALFHGATAAGTAAEGTAGSFSGYLTVWIVCSAAAFVSAALLLTVVPKDAFTDRVAAVADGEPATMPHV; encoded by the coding sequence ATGACGCAGCGCGTCACGTTCGGCGCGCTCGCCGCCGTCGTCGGATTCCTCGCGTTCGTCGAGTTCACCAGCGGCGTGATCCAGGGCTACTACACGCCGATGCTCTCGGACATCGCCCGGCACCTCGGCGTGCACGACGCGGACGTGAACTGGCTCGAAGGCACCCAGCTCATGCTGTCGGCCCTCGTCATCCCCGCCTTCGCGCGCCTGGGCGACATGTTCGGCCACAAGCGCATGCTCGTGATCTCCACGGCGGTGACCGCCGTGGCATCCCTCGCCCTGCCGTTCGCGAACTCGTTCCCGCTGTTCCTCGCGGCCTGGACGCTGCAGGGCTTCTACGCGGTGTGGCTGCCCCTGGAGATCGCACTCATCTGGTCGCGCGCCCGTTCCGCCCCGAACCGCGCGGCCGTCACCGCGAAGGCCGCGGGCTTCCTCGTCGCCGCGCTGGAGCTCGGCGCGATCTCGGGTGCCCTCGCGGGCGGCGCGCTCATCGACACGCTGCCGCTGCAGGTCGTGCTGCTGATCCCGGGCATCGCGGTGACGATCTGCTTCTTCATCATCCTGTTCGGCGTGAAGGAGTCGCCCGACCCGATCGGCGGCAGGCTCGACACGGTGGGCCTCACGCTCGTCTCCATCGCGCTGGTCGCCTTCACCGGGGGGCTCTCGCTGCTGCGGCTCAACGGCCCGGCCGACCCGATGTCGTGGCTGGCCGTCATCGTCGGCATCGGCCTGTTCGTGCCGTTCGTGTGGTGGGAGCTGCGCCATGACGATCCGCTGATCGACGTGCGGATGTTCGCCTCGCCCGCCCTCGGCCCGGTGTTCCTGACCGCGGGCCTGTTCGGCATCAGCGTGCTGGGCGCGCAGGCGCCGCTGTCGACCTTCGCGCGCACCGACCCCGAGGTCTACGGTTACGGGCTCGGCGTCTCGGGCTTCTCGGTGTCGCTCGTCATCGGCGTGTATCTGATCGCGATGATCGCGAGCGCGCTGCTGTACCCGTCGGTCGCCCGCCGCATCACCCCACGACGCGCGCTCGTCACGGCGGCGGGCCTGGTGGGCATCGGCTTCCTGCTGTTCGTGCCCTTCCACGACGGCTACACGATGGTGATCGTGAACATGGTCATCGTCGGCCTCGGCTCCGGCGCCCTGGTCGCCGCGCTCCCGGCGGCCGCCGCCTCCGCGGCGCCCCACCGGCAGACCGGGGTCGCGACGGGCCTCACCAACTCCGTGAAGACCGTCGGCGGTGCGATCGCGTCGTGCGTGTTCGGCATCGCCCTGTTCCACGGTGCGACGGCCGCCGGCACGGCCGCCGAGGGCACGGCCGGATCGTTCTCGGGGTACCTGACGGTGTGGATCGTGTGCAGCGCGGCGGCGTTCGTCTCGGCGGCGCTTCTGCTCACCGTCGTGCCGAAGGACGCGTTCACCGACCGCGTTGCCGCGGTCGCCGACGGCGAGCCCGCGACGATGCCGCACGTGTGA